DNA from Rhipicephalus sanguineus isolate Rsan-2018 unplaced genomic scaffold, BIME_Rsan_1.4 Seq5203, whole genome shotgun sequence:
tgtttcccatcacctttcctttgctacgtcgggtgcttttgggacgatttctgaaacggcgtatatgttactagtaacgcagtcacagaatagactattgtaagttatgtgtgtgccgtggttttgagtgcgagttggtgcctcttcagcgcgcattgtcgcacttgaacacgatcgaatgttgagcgaactggtaatgccaaatggttttatcgcgtttgaaccattcgcataaatttggcgctgttttcggggtgtgcttggaaaacgtgctttcattgtcgcgagcatctccttttgttgttttttttatgcacgaaggtgtgataatgaatattgtcgcgtctatagtgaactgcaagtatttggtacgagttgtgttttctttgctagcaggaactagaaatcgagaatgttattttttcgttatccggtggaataatttgccagaactgctttctctgaacaaacgctttcttgtgtacattaccatacgcggtcattagtttcaacgcggcattcacagcgctgaaaaacattgaaacttcacttcacttcacttcacttttatttccttaaagaccccctgtaggggtattacataaggggtggtgtataacaaaaaaaaaaaaaaagaactatacaaCGGTGTTTTTAATGGCTTCTGCAAACATATATGGGTTAGTGATGGCACAAATGGCGTGAggcaggccgttccagtcttttgctGCTCTTACGAAAAAGGAGGCTTGGAATGCAGTGGTCCGGGTACGTGGTATTGCGACTTGTAACGGATGACCTGTGCGATGGGATATGTGCGGAGGGGGCGTGATGTACGGTGGATGATTCAGTGAACTGAAATAAAAcatatgaaaaagagagagggtgGCACACTGTCGGCGTGAAGCAAGGGTTTCCAGACCTGATTCCGCCTTTAGAGATGAGATGCTGATATCGTACGAATATGCAGAATGAATGAACCTGGTAGCCCGATTTTGAAGTGATTCGAGTTCTCTTATGATGTATGATTGATGAGGGCTCCAGATGGAAGATGCATACTCGAGCTTGGACCTGATAAACGATTTGTATGCAAGCGTCTTGACGTGAGGCGGAGTATGGCGTAAGTGTCGTCTGAGAAACCCGAGTGATTTATTAGCAGACGAGATGATGTTAGTAGTGTGATGACGCCAAGACAGGTCATGAGCCAAGGTGATGCCGAGGTATTTGAAAGATTGAACTGATTGTATGGGAACATTAGCGATGGAATAAGTGAACTCAAAAGGGTTACGGcggcgagaaaaagaaacaagcttaCATTTATTAGGATTTAAGTTCATTAACCAACGGTTACACCATGTTTGTATGTTGTTAAGATCATGCTGAATTAGTGTTTGGTCATGAATGTTGGTTACTGATCGGTAGATTACGCAGTCATCGGCAAACATACGAAAGTTGCATGATACATGCAATGGTAGATCGTTAATATAAATTAAGAAGAGTAGAGGCCCTAAGACAGACCCTTGCGGGACACCTGAAGTTACAGGTAGTCGGTTAGAAGAGTGATTATTAACAAACACAAATTGGGAGCGATTAGTCAGGAAAGATGTTATCCATGCAAGTACGTTAGGATCTAGATTTAACAGAGATAATTTAAGAATTAGGCGTTTGTGAGGGACAGTGTCAAATGCTTTAGCGAAATCCAGGAAAAGAGCATCAGTTTGAATGTTGCAGTCAAGGTTAGAATGTAAGTCGTGAATGAAAATGGCCAGCTGCGTTTCACAAGAATAACCTCTTCGGAACCCGTGTTGAGAAGGATGAAAAAAGTGCATTAAGTCCAAGAAGTTGATGATATGGGAGTAGATGgcatgttccatgattttgcaagggatacttgttaaAGATATGGGACGGTAATTTAGTGGAGAGTCTCTGTTACCTGATTtgtagactggaacgaccttgccTACTTTCCAGTCTGCTGGCAGAATGCTTGATGATAATGACTGCGAAAACAACAATGTAAGGAATGCGGCACACACATGTTTAACATTTATGAGAAGTTTTGAATTAATGTCATCCACACCTGCAGAAGAAGAAAGCTTAATGTTTTCTATAATCGAAATGATGCCGTCCGTAGAAAATATAATCGGAGGCATAGACTCAGTGCTGCGCGCAGGTAAAGGAAAATCGGGAACTGAACTTTCACTttgtaaaacagaaaaaaaggcctCGTTAAAAAGGTTCGCGCATTCATTGTTGTTGACTATATCGCCATGAGCATTTGAAAGACTAATGGTGCGCATCTCCTGAGGGTTTATCACCTCCCAGAATTTGCGAGGGCTGGTTGCAAGCATTTTGGGCAACTCATCATGAAAGAACACGTGCTTGGCGTTTCGAATGGTTCTTAGGTAATCATCTTCCGCGGCGTAATATTTTTCCCACAAGGATGGAAGTTTAGACTGTTTGGCTGATCGAAAGAggcgttttttcttgtttcttagtTTCTGAAGTGTACGTGAGAACCACGGCTTGTTTCGGTTTGCGGTGAACGTTATTTTTGGGATAAACTTCTCGACAAGAGTGGCTAACTTATCTCTAAATATAATCCAATTCTCATCCACAGAGCGTGTATGGCTTATTCTCTCGAACTCAGGAAGAAAAGATACTAATTCATTATTGATGGCACTATAATTGCCCTTGTCGTAAAGACGGATTGTTTTGGTGACAAGATCGCGTTTGACAGGTCGAAACGAAAAAGCCGCATGGATTACTTTGTGGTCACTGACGGCACGCAGATATGTAATTGATGATAAGCTCTCTTGATGACTAGTTAGTATTAGATCTAAGATGCTGGAATTGCTCTCTGTAACGAGCGTTGGTTGGGATACAAGTTGGGTTAGATTGCAATTGAGGCAGAAATCTATGAAGTCTCTTGCAGGCTCACTGCCCACAGCTGACGGAACGCTACTACTCCAATCTATTTGAGGAAAATTAAAATCGCCGAAAAGGAGTATCTCTGCTTGTGGATACTGTTTGCCAAGGTCACTCAGGTTATTGTTGAGCTTATATGCGAAATCTGGGTCACTGTTCGGGGGCCTATAACAAACGCCTACAAGGACAGTATGAGGGTGAGCACGGCAAACGACCCAAAGAATTTCAAGTTCAGGAGGGTCAGTCCTTGCCACCGAGCACGATAACTGTTGGTGCACAGCGATCAGAACCCCGCCTCCACGTGCGCCTGTACGGTCCTTACGATAAAGTTGAAATCCAGGTAGGTGATCTAGCACTTCTGCATCGGTTATATCATTTGTCAGCCAAGTCTCCGTTATCACCAATACGTTACTGCATGATGATAAAACAAGCTCAGAAAAAGTGATGCGtttaggaaaaaaaatcacagcatatccacggagtgaattatgatgagtgggcgaagctgcggaggttgatcggtaaaccgtgaatcttccgtgaattctgcccagtacatcatcaccgacgtgagatcgggcgcgtttatactaaaggttcgatgagaattatgacgatttgcagctcactttaattttacatgtacgctgcgaattttcattgtttaatcacgcacaggagcaatcgcacacacgcactaccttggaggtcaaaatccagtgcctatttatgcggggtggtcagtgaacggttgtgcagcgcgagcggtcggttttttcaatcaagacgctgccgcgacgctgcctgcgtcggcgccgcagcgccgcgaggcaagataggggcgggggggggaccgtaggaggaccatgaggcgatgcgaagccggagcacctccacgatcgcgttccgttggcgttcgttgggcatgctatactcgcggacaacttttcttggcaatgaagcgaaggctacagagccacaatgcacgtatcctaacgctaatgaatgtagtcccacaattgcgtccgtattttctgcgtgggatatataaaatactccttcattttctacatgtagctttttgagggggaacgcagtgcacacaagcgagatatttgtatttcttttaatttatacgttgtcactttgcgttttcacatgcgtaaaaaccgtgaatcttccgtgaattctgcccagtacatcatcaccgacgtgagatcgggcgcgtttatactaaaggttcgatgagttatgacgacttgcagctcactttaattttacatgtacgctgtgaattttcattgtttagaaaaccattgctttagaaaacaccttgcgtctttcgttaagcagctggcgtctttttcgttttgctttagaaacatctggcgttctttcgttttgtttttacaaaacatctggcgtctttcgttggtttatttcatcaatcaacggcgttttgaacaaaatttttattgtttaatcacgcacaggagaaatctcaccaggcactaccttggaggtaaacaatggctgctaatgggaacgagagacagaagaagtcggcttttagctaacacttacacttctacagagacagaagaattcggcttttagttaacgcgcacgctgcgaattttttattgttcaacgacgcacaggagaaatctcccaccggcaccaccttggaggtcaaagggtaagacttgttactcactactacgagcacgacgagggacgaacgggtgccgccttaaggagcttcgcccctaaaaactgcgCGCGTTAGCAAAGACTACCGAAAGTGACAGGCCAGATTGAGGTGTGGGGGTGTGCCCGGCAGATTTGCGCCGAGGAAATTGCTACGATGCTTCCCTTACAGTCTGCGATTGCTCGTCGTAGACGTAGCGCTTGTGACCCATTAGCAGTGTTTTGTAAGTGATGGAAAAAGGCAGCGACTTGGTTTTAGCAAAGGCAATCAATTGCCGACGGACGTTTTGTACACGACGTGAAAAGTCTTCACCAACACTAAAAGTGGTTCCTTTAAATTTCCGTCCATTAGAAAGAATCTCTCCTTTTGTTTTATGGAATGCGAATTTAACTATTACGGGCCGATGGTGGTTAGTATCCTTGCGGCGACCCAGACGATGCGCGCGCTCAATTTCTTTCGGATCGATGGAAATACCCAGATGATCATGGCAGTGCTTGATGACGAGTTGTTCAACTTGGGCAAATGCTTCCGATCCAGTTGATTCAGGAAGGCCATAAAATATGAGGTTATTGCGCCGAGAATGATTCTCGGCGTCATCCACGCGCGCTTCAAGCTTGCGCAAAAGGTCACTCGCGCGAGCGGTGTCTCTTCTAAGCGCTTCCACATCAGTACGCAAGGAAATAATATTTTGACAGTGCCCTTCTAGATCAGTCATGCGTCTACTGAGATCTGCTATAGATTTATCTGTTGATAACAAATGAGAATTAAGGTCCTGTACCTGACTGATTAATTCCGTCTGACCGGCAGACAATTTCTGCAGTTCAGTTAGTACAGCATTAGAAGTAGGACCCGGATTGCTTTCAATATCGCCCGACATCATCAACAAGGCACGAATCACACGAGAACACTCAAGTGCAACAAGAACGCAGCAGTGTGGGCTCGGCAGCTGAAACAGCAGGTAATTACTAGACTTCTTAGCGAAAAGACTGTAAGTTTTACTAACCTGCATGACAAGAGTGAAAGGATTAGCGTTCTGCGTTGGTACACAGCCGCCGAGCCCACACAGCGCCGCCGGCAAAGGCCGCTCTTTTGTAGTCGACACGGGCATCGATGCCGATGCTGATAGCGTCGACCAGGTTTTGTCGAGGACCATGTAG
Protein-coding regions in this window:
- the LOC125756706 gene encoding uncharacterized protein LOC125756706; translated protein: MYLEPLDFTKCNRSGSLPAPPVSYMVLDKTWSTLSASASMPVSTTKERPLPAALCGLGGCVPTQNANPFTLVMQVSKTYSLFAKKSSNYLLFQLPSPHCCVLVALECSRVIRALLMMSGDIESNPGPTSNAVLTELQKLSAGQTELISQVQDLNSHLLSTDKSIADLSRRMTDLEGHCQNIISLRTDVEALRRDTARASDLLRKLEARVDDAENHSRRNNLIFYGLPESTGSEAFAQVEQLVIKHCHDHLGISIDPKEIERAHRLGRRKDTNHHRPVIVKFAFHKTKGEILSNGRKFKGTTFSVGEDFSRRVQNVRRQLIAFAKTKSLPFSITYKTLLMGHKRYVYDEQSQTVREAS